A section of the Solea solea chromosome 17, fSolSol10.1, whole genome shotgun sequence genome encodes:
- the LOC131443978 gene encoding trace amine-associated receptor 4-like, producing MDSSDAVAQQLLLNDSANVPDITAVTISYLLCIFGGSLSVLIMFGNLLVIISIVYFKQLQTPTNFLMLSLAVADLLVGLLVLPFSILLYVRSNWPLQDVLCRLRGSFDMLLCNSSILNLCFISVDRYYAVCQPLRYTTKINVRVVGIMILVTWTFSALIGIIITLAPNQGKKNNRCVLIQNKSHSSLIMGALTVFFIPAVIMFAIYLKILMVAQRQARSILSMAKAGASVSKVERKATKTLAIVMGVFLMSWTPFFLCITLQPLSNNTIPLHVLQSFKWLGWSNSMFNPCVYAFFYSWFREAFRMIITGKIFQGNFCNSKLF from the coding sequence TCGTATCTATTATGTATTTTTGGTGGCTCTTTGTCAGTTCTCATAATGTTTGGAAACCTTCTTGTCATAATCTCCATTGTTTACTTCAAACAGCTCCAAACTCCTACAAACTTCCTGatgctctctctggctgtggctgacCTCTTAGTTGGACTTTTAGTTTTGCCTTTCAGCATCTTACTCTACGTGCGCTCAAATTGGCCTCTTCAAGATGTCCTCTGTCGATTGAGAGGCAGTTTCGATATGTTACTCTGCAATTCCTCCATTCTGAACTTGTGCTTCATTTCTGTTGACAGATATTACGCAGTGTGTCAGCCTCTGAGATACACAACTAAAATCAATGTCCGTGTCGTTGGGATCATGATCCTGGTGACGTGGACCTTTTCTGCTCTAATTGGGATTATTATCACATTGGCGCCAAATcaagggaagaaaaacaacaggtgtgttttaatacaaaataaatcacacagttCACTCATCATGGGTGCGCTTACTGTGTTTTTCATACCAGCCGTCATCATGTTTGCAATCTACCTAAAGATTCTGATGGTGGCACAGAGACAGGCCCGCAGCATCCTGAGCATGGCAAAAGCTGGTGCAAGTGTGAGTAAAGTGGAGAGAAAGGCGACTAAAACTCTTGCCATTGTGATGGGGGTTTTTCTCATGAGTTGGACGCCTTTCTTTCTGTGCATCACCCTTCAACCTTTGAGCAACAACACAATACCGCTTCATGTTCTTCAGTCCTTTAAGTGGCTTGGATGGTCCAACTCAATGTTCAATCCATGTGTTTATGCTTTCTTTTACAGCTGGTTTCGAGAAGCTTTTAGGATGATCATTACGGGGAAAATATTTCAAGGTAATTTTTGTAATTCAAAACTCTTTTGA